Proteins encoded by one window of Azoarcus sp. PA01:
- a CDS encoding dodecin family protein — translation MPDQNHVYKLVELVGTSPVGVDEAIRNAIEQASQSLRHLDWFETTEIRGHIADGKIAHFQVKLKVGFRFES, via the coding sequence ATGCCAGATCAGAACCACGTCTACAAACTCGTTGAACTCGTCGGTACCTCACCGGTCGGCGTCGACGAGGCGATCCGCAACGCGATCGAGCAGGCGAGCCAGTCGTTGCGGCACCTCGACTGGTTCGAAACCACCGAGATCCGGGGACATATCGCCGACGGCAAGATCGCGCACTTCCAGGTCAAGCTGAAAGTCGGGTTCCGCTTCGAATCCTGA
- a CDS encoding EAL domain-containing protein, with the protein MRLQVPRRRTIRSTVALLVVACILPAWLLAAIVIYLSYERERAAVLEQTREATHTLLRLIERDVAANQAALESLAASEDIDRSDRTEFYRQAREFLRHTTGFTIVLTDTSGRQLLNLLQPLGSPLPPHPDPALLRSVIDTGVPAMSGVHTDELTRTAVVSLEVPVIRDEKVLYTLALRIDLKHLDELLQQQGLPPGRVAVLLDSEGRRLARRPADEKLIGQKTFPALLDATQRETEGSIEALSRQGIPVVSFFSRSAPYAWTAAIGVPQSALTAGLGESLRQYALGAMVLLLGGLALAGLLGRRIARPVQALVAPALAIGRGEPVSVPPLALEEADEVGRALTHAQELLHQRETDRAQAEENLALAATALDSAVEGVVITRGGRIATVNRAFTSITEYWPDEVIGQPLAMLLAEAEAAHRNDRRRAVCETGQWQGEVRGRRKNGETYPAWSSVSRAAYGSGETILVCVFSDISAAKQYEARLQHLAHYDALTQLPNRLLFRERLADMLVRAERHGNMLALLFIDLDGFKPINDTLGHEAGDELLRRVAERLGGCVRASDTTARLGGDEFVVLLDELRSPEEAGIIARNILEVLERPYILGGQAQYQYISASIGIGCYPSDSLDAETLLRQADMAMYRAKQEGKNRYCFFAPEINAQASERLFMANSLRTALDRDELKLVFQPCMDLATLEVAGIEALVRWEHPQKGTILPSRFISLAEESGLIEPIGEWVLREAARRVREWKNAGIFAGRVAVNLSPRQFRRNDLARRLLAMLDEAGLAPRDLELEVTEGMIMEHPERAVVVLTELVEAGASISIDDFGTGYSSLAYLKRFPVHSLKVDRSFVSGLPGDRNDRSLTRAVVALAKSLGLGVIAEGVENAEQADFLRQIGCDFAQGHYFSHPLDPAALGSFLREARTQEANS; encoded by the coding sequence TCGCACTCCTCGTCGTCGCCTGCATCCTGCCCGCCTGGCTGCTCGCCGCGATCGTCATTTATCTGTCCTACGAACGGGAACGGGCCGCGGTTCTCGAACAGACCCGCGAGGCGACGCACACGCTGCTGCGGCTCATCGAACGGGACGTCGCGGCCAACCAGGCTGCCCTGGAGAGCCTCGCGGCTTCCGAGGACATCGACCGCAGCGACCGCACCGAGTTCTATCGCCAGGCAAGAGAGTTTCTCCGCCACACCACTGGCTTCACGATCGTGCTGACGGACACGTCGGGACGGCAGCTTCTCAACCTCCTGCAGCCTTTGGGTTCGCCGCTGCCGCCGCATCCCGATCCGGCCTTGCTGCGCAGCGTCATCGACACTGGCGTGCCCGCGATGTCCGGCGTCCATACCGACGAGCTGACGCGAACTGCTGTCGTGAGCCTCGAAGTTCCGGTCATCCGCGACGAAAAAGTCCTGTATACCCTGGCGCTGCGCATCGACCTGAAGCACCTCGACGAGCTTCTGCAGCAGCAGGGGCTGCCGCCGGGACGGGTCGCGGTGCTCCTCGACAGCGAAGGCCGGCGGCTCGCGCGTCGTCCCGCCGACGAGAAACTGATCGGGCAGAAAACGTTCCCCGCTTTGCTCGATGCAACCCAGCGGGAAACGGAAGGCTCGATTGAAGCGCTCTCGCGGCAAGGCATCCCTGTCGTGAGCTTCTTCTCGCGGTCCGCCCCTTACGCCTGGACCGCAGCGATCGGTGTTCCGCAGAGCGCGCTGACTGCGGGGCTCGGGGAATCGCTGCGCCAGTATGCGTTGGGCGCGATGGTGCTGCTGCTCGGCGGGCTCGCGCTCGCGGGTCTCCTCGGCCGCAGAATCGCCCGGCCGGTGCAGGCCCTTGTCGCTCCGGCGCTGGCGATCGGCAGGGGCGAACCGGTTTCAGTCCCGCCGCTCGCGCTCGAGGAAGCCGACGAAGTGGGCCGCGCGCTGACTCACGCGCAGGAACTGCTGCACCAGCGCGAAACAGACCGCGCGCAGGCGGAAGAGAACCTCGCTCTCGCCGCGACCGCGCTCGACTCCGCCGTCGAAGGCGTGGTGATCACGCGCGGCGGACGAATTGCCACTGTAAATCGCGCGTTCACGTCGATCACCGAGTATTGGCCGGACGAAGTGATCGGCCAACCGCTCGCGATGCTCCTTGCCGAAGCCGAAGCAGCGCACCGCAACGACCGGCGGCGCGCGGTGTGCGAAACCGGGCAGTGGCAGGGCGAAGTGCGGGGCCGGCGGAAAAACGGCGAGACGTATCCCGCTTGGAGCAGCGTCAGCAGGGCCGCGTACGGGTCGGGCGAGACGATTCTCGTGTGCGTTTTTTCCGACATTTCGGCTGCGAAGCAGTACGAGGCGCGCCTGCAGCACCTCGCGCATTACGACGCGCTGACGCAACTGCCGAACCGCCTGCTGTTTCGCGAGCGCCTCGCCGACATGCTGGTCCGCGCCGAGCGGCACGGGAACATGCTCGCGCTGCTGTTCATCGACCTCGACGGCTTCAAGCCGATCAACGACACCCTCGGGCACGAAGCCGGAGACGAACTGTTGCGGCGCGTCGCCGAACGCCTCGGCGGCTGCGTGCGCGCGAGCGACACGACCGCGCGCCTCGGTGGCGACGAATTCGTCGTGCTGCTCGACGAACTGCGCTCCCCCGAAGAGGCCGGCATCATTGCCCGCAACATCCTCGAAGTCTTGGAGCGACCCTACATCCTGGGCGGGCAAGCTCAGTACCAGTACATTTCGGCGAGCATCGGCATCGGCTGTTATCCGTCCGACAGCCTCGACGCGGAAACGCTGCTGCGGCAGGCCGACATGGCGATGTACCGCGCAAAACAGGAAGGCAAGAACCGTTACTGCTTCTTCGCGCCGGAAATCAACGCCCAGGCGAGCGAACGCCTGTTCATGGCGAACAGCCTGCGCACCGCGCTCGACCGCGACGAGCTCAAGCTGGTGTTCCAGCCCTGCATGGACCTCGCGACGCTGGAAGTCGCGGGGATCGAAGCGCTGGTGCGCTGGGAGCATCCGCAAAAAGGGACGATCCTGCCGTCGCGCTTCATCTCGCTTGCCGAAGAGTCCGGGCTCATCGAGCCGATCGGCGAATGGGTGCTGCGCGAAGCGGCCCGCCGCGTGCGCGAATGGAAGAATGCCGGGATCTTCGCCGGCAGGGTCGCGGTGAACCTGTCGCCGCGGCAGTTCCGCCGCAATGATCTCGCGCGCCGTCTGCTCGCGATGCTCGATGAAGCCGGCCTCGCCCCCCGTGACCTCGAACTCGAGGTCACGGAAGGGATGATCATGGAACATCCCGAGCGTGCGGTCGTCGTCCTCACCGAACTCGTCGAGGCCGGGGCGAGCATCAGCATCGACGATTTCGGCACCGGCTACTCCTCGCTCGCCTACCTCAAGCGCTTTCCCGTCCACAGCCTCAAAGTCGACCGCTCCTTCGTCAGCGGTCTGCCCGGCGACCGCAACGACCGTTCGCTCACGCGTGCCGTCGTCGCGCTCGCCAAAAGCCTCGGGCTGGGGGTCATCGCCGAAGGCGTCGAAAACGCCGAGCAAGCCGATTTCCTGCGCCAGATCGGATGCGATTTCGCCCAGGGCCACTATTTTTCCCACCCGCTCGATCCGGCCGCCCTCGGGAGTTTCCTGCGTGAAGCGCGGACGCAGGAGGCGAATTCCTGA